The window TAGGTCCGCGCTTTCAAAGTTGATGTCTGACTTCACGAATCTTCTGCCGCGAGGCGCAGCCCTCAGCTCCAGCTCACCGCCGCGAGTGGCTCGACGGTGGTTGCCGAACCGGCTCACGCCGGTTCGGCAACGGCGATCACGACCGTATGAAAGCGAGCAAGTCGGAATTGATCACGTCTGCATTCGTTGTGCACATGCCGTGCGGAAAGCCGGGATAGACTTTGAGCGTGCTGCTCTTGAGAAACTTGGCCTGAAGCAGTGCGGCGTCCTTGTAGGGTACGACCTGGTCCTCGTCGCCTTGCATGATGAGCGTCGGCACCTTGATCGCTTTCAGATCTTCCGTCTGGTCGGTCTCCGAGAAGGCCTTGATGCCGTCATAATGAGCCTTGGCGCCACCCGTCATGCCCTGGCGCCACCAATTCTGGATAATTCCCTGCGAAACCTTCGCACCCGAGCGATTGAAGCCATAAAACGGACCGGATGCCACATCGAGATAGAACTGCGACCGGTTGGCGGCCAGCGCCTTGCGGAAGCCATCGAACACCTCAATCGGGGTCCCGTCGGGATTTTTGTCGGTCTTGAGCATGAGCGGCGGAACAGCGCTGATCAGAACGGCTTTGGCGACGCGACCCTGAGGCTCACCATACTTCGCGACATAACGTGCCACTTCGCCGCCGCCGGTGGAGTGGCCGATATGGACGGCCTTGCGGAGATCGAGATGCTCGGCGACCGCAGCCGCATCGGCGGCGTAGTGATCCATGTCGTGCCCGTCGCTGACCTGCGTCGAGCGGCCGTGGCCGCGGCGATCATGGGCGACGACCCGGAAGCCTTGGGCGACGAAGAACAACATCTGAGCGTCCCAGTCATCCGAGCTGAGCGGCCAGCCATGATGAAAGACGAGGGGCTGCGCCGTCTTCGGCCCCCAATCCTTGTAGAATATCTGCGTCCCGTCTTTGGTCGTTACAAATGTCATGCTCTCGGCTCCTTTTGTCTGGGCAGCAGTTTTATGGGTAGATTGGGCGGTCGCGGTGCTGAGGGAAAACAACGGAGCCGCAGCCGCGACAGCACTTGCTACAAGAGCCGTCCGCCGGGAGATCAAACTCTCCCTATCCCCTGCGTCCTTCGATTTCATCATGCCTCCTTGTTCGGGGGCGAACGCGAACTTCGAAAACCCCTGAAACTTCAAAACGCGCGCTTTCGGACTGGTCCGAGGCCGTGGCGGGCCCCGGTTCCATCCATTCCTTCACTGCGGGGTTGTAATGTTTCCCCGCTGCACACGCTAGTCTGAGCTAGGCACAACTCGCAAAAGGGAGCAGTTTTGTTCAAGTGGCGATCGAATTGGATGACTTCAGCGTTTGCATGCTCTTCCCGGCGCCGGTGGCATTTCATGGTTTGCAGCGGAAACGCCCAATGGCCGACAGATTTTTAAATGACGCGCGCTCGTTCAATGGCGTGTCCAGCGATGACGCGATGGCAAGTGGATTTGCGATAGTCCGCTTTGCCTGTGAGCAGTCGCATTTGGCAGGTCAGGTATTGGCACTTTTGCGAAGTGCCGAATGGCTCTGAGATTGTCTGCTCGTCGGGGTAGATCGGAAGTAGGCGGCATCCTCTCAGAACGACGCGAATGATCCAAGGCGGACATTGGGCCCACCAGCGTCTCAAGCTGATTGTGTGCCATTTCTCGCTCGCCGCCCAGTCGTGTGATCTACCATTGCAGAAGGCATGGCCCCTTCGGAGGGCATATGCGACGGCGCGATTTTTATCGCCCTTCTCGGAGGTGCGGCTGCGCGGCTTGTCGCGGCGCCGGCAATCTCGACAAGCGTTGGGGCGAGTGGTACGACACCCACAGCGTTTTGGGGAAAATCATGCGACGGCGGCTGGAAGCCTATATTCCAATCGTACTGC is drawn from Nitrobacteraceae bacterium AZCC 2146 and contains these coding sequences:
- a CDS encoding hypothetical protein (product_source=Hypo-rule applied), which codes for MAIELDDFSVCMLFPAPVAFHGLQRKRPMADRFLNDARSFNGVSSDDAMASGFAIVRFACEQSHLAGQVLALLRSAEWL
- a CDS encoding non-heme chloroperoxidase (product_source=KO:K00433; cath_funfam=3.40.50.1820; cleavage_site_network=SignalP-noTM; cog=COG0596; ko=KO:K00433; pfam=PF00561; superfamily=53474), with protein sequence MKSKDAGDRESLISRRTALVASAVAAAAPLFSLSTATAQSTHKTAAQTKGAESMTFVTTKDGTQIFYKDWGPKTAQPLVFHHGWPLSSDDWDAQMLFFVAQGFRVVAHDRRGHGRSTQVSDGHDMDHYAADAAAVAEHLDLRKAVHIGHSTGGGEVARYVAKYGEPQGRVAKAVLISAVPPLMLKTDKNPDGTPIEVFDGFRKALAANRSQFYLDVASGPFYGFNRSGAKVSQGIIQNWWRQGMTGGAKAHYDGIKAFSETDQTEDLKAIKVPTLIMQGDEDQVVPYKDAALLQAKFLKSSTLKVYPGFPHGMCTTNADVINSDLLAFIRS